The DNA window GGACCCTGTGGTGCCATCAGCTTCCAACCCATTCTCCATCTCAGCTATTCTCTGCCCCTACAGACAGCCCATTGTGTTCCTGCGGCCCCCTGGGCGCCCATTAAGATGACATCACTTCCAACCTGACAGAAAAGAGCTCAAACAGTGACATCTGTGTGAATGCCCACAGACACGCGTGTGCTCACCACAGAGATGACAGCTGGGGTGCTCTCCACTTACCGATGCCGTGCGAAGGCAACTGCTGGCCTGGGGCGATGCGCTGCGCCCTTCTGCCTGTGAGCCAGGGGACACCGCCAGGAGATAGTGGCTGTTGGGGGACGGTGGCAGGCTGATGTGTTGAGGGCTCTTTGCAGCCCCGAGTGGAGAGTGCTGGGGGGAGCACTGCGGGCTCAGGAATGTCGAGGAGGTGATGGTACTTTGCCCCGCAGGCTCCAAGCAGTGGCTATTTACAATGTGAGACAGCTGTGGCACCCCACAGTTACTTAACTTATCCGAGCTGCTGGCTTGGCCTTTCAAGGCAGTTTGTTTGGATGCAAATGGGCAGCTGGacactgcattttcttgcttGATGGGAACACCAAAGAAAtgctgggagggctgctgtTTCTCCTCAAGGCCATTGCTTCTCTTTCGCTTCTGCAGTTGCATCCTTAGTTCTTCTACCTGCCTCTGCTCTTGTTGCAGCTTCCACGTCAATTCATTGATGACCTTCTGCTTCTCCACCAGCATTTTGTCCTTCTCTGTGTCaatcccttccagctccagctggaTGCTCCCTCCGTTCATGCTGCTCATCAGGCTTTCCTCAGCACTACCGTGAACTGGAGATGGCTGAAGACCAAACTGTGGAGAAGACATGGGCCCGTCGTTGAATGTGTCTGGCAGAGAGCCGCTCACAGAGAGGTCAGAGGAGGCTGGAGAGATGGGTGGAGTGGAACTGGTGCTGCCGAAGTGGTAGAAGCCGTTTGATAACATGCCAGTGGAAGACTGCGACTGGTAACTTGACAAGGTGCTTGTTGGAGTGACTGGAAAGGTGACAGTTGTGATCTCACTGAAATTTGGCACCGCATTGCTGCTGCACTCCTGGAAGGGCCGTAGCCGTTCCATCAGTGCTGTTTTGGTACCTGATACAGGCAGGCCTCTTATTCGGAGCTGCTGTCTCAGTTCTGACACCTAGAAGAAAATTCACCAACAATAATTCCCAATGCTTCCCCTTGAAGGTGAGTGCTTTAGAAACCTGACATCACAGGTTCCCTGCTCTGGCtccccaggtgctcagtcaccaTGCACAATCCTGATCACCATATATTTTGCAGGACGCTGAGCCTTCCCAATGGGAAAACCTTCCTTCTTCTGCTAGAAACTGACTTGACCAGTTCTtgaccaccctctcagtgaagaactTTATTCTATGGCCAAACTCATGTTATTTCTACCTCACTGTATTTTCCCATCTAATAGTGATGGAGAAATACATTGTCCCAAGGTCTCTGCTCCTAAAAAGACTCAGTCTTCCTTATGGCtgaagcttttttaaaaaaacccaatcaTTGATCTGAATGATGCTCCCTTGTGCCCTTGCCTACATGAGAGGTTTAGATAATACTCAGTGTTCACAGCTGCAGTCTCTGGAGATACGTGCTTGTGCAGTGAGTGGACCTGGCCTGACCACTGctggcagaggagctgcagcatcaTGGTCTCAGCATGGGCTTTGCACtgacagaagagaagctgagtCACTGGGTAGGTGTGAAGGCCATGCTGACCtattttctgtctgttctgtTGGCAGTATCCAAGATATCCACCATAATACTACAGAAGCTGTGGGGTCATGAGCTGTCAGAACAGCAACACAGGTTGTCCTATAGTCCTGGACCTGATGTCCTGGCCTGCAGATGTCTCAAGATGTAGGGTTTGCTGATACATCCACTGGAGCAGTGCACACATGTGATGCCCACATAGGAACAAATCCCTGTTTTTAGTTATCACCACCCTGACCAATTCCTGTTCCACTGTGCTGTACACCTCAGTTTGCTCACAGTGTGGTGGTGCATGCTGATCTATAACACACAGTCAGCCCCTGTCAGCACAACCTGCAGCACTACATTGCACACACAAGGGTAGCAACAAACATGCGGTCTATAAAATTCTGCTCCCATGCTGACAAAGTGTTCACTTACTTTCAGATCATCCAGGTTAGATGGCAGAGGGCCTGGCTTGATAGATGAGACACAAGTCTGGCCTGAAAAGGTGGTTTTCACAGGAGAAAGAGGGGTGTTGCTGACAGAAGTTGATGAAGCATTTGAACTTTTGATCATTTGCTCATTTGATTGCCTGAAATAACAAAGGAGATATGGGGTAACATGGCTGCCCTCTGGGCTTTCTGTGCCCATTGCTATGATGTACTATCTCCCTGCTCCCCTGGGGCTCTTATCCCCTGTATGAGACCTAAAGGACTGCCAACTCCAAGGAAAACCAGTTTGGGCTGCAAGGAGATTGCTGGTAACCTACCAGCAGGTCACAGGTTCCCCAGATAGTGCACAAAGCCAGAACAGCTTTTTGGGAGGTTGCTATGTTTTCCTTACTATCTCCAACGCACTGGCACaaatggaaagggaagaggaaatttTGGAGGGAGGTAGTACTAAGCCCTGCTATTGGCACACTGTCACTCACTTTATCTGGCCTTGGTGCATCCCTGGGTAGttgaagtgctgctgctgttgctgctgttgctgctgttgttgctgttgctgctggctgaggatctgcagctgcagaaagagctgctgctgctggaggagtcTTGCATATGCAGAGTCCATAGGTGGAGGGGACTTCTCTGCCTTCTGGTCTGGAGGGATGTACTGGTGATATTTCAGCTTCTTCACCTTGGGCTTAGTGTCCTTGGGTTTTTTGTGACGGTTCTTGCTATCACTGGATGATTTTGACTGTTGGtccaagaagaaaaggaattagCTG is part of the Gallus gallus isolate bGalGal1 chromosome 18, bGalGal1.mat.broiler.GRCg7b, whole genome shotgun sequence genome and encodes:
- the MYOCD gene encoding myocardin isoform X28 yields the protein MVMNGVIKQDRSDHKNAPSGNEEEKAPKEKAAGEVRDGTKLQPPPFAERKNVLQLRLQQRRTREQLADQGIMPPLKSPSAFHEQRKSLERAKVIPTAIPTEDYLKHKIRSRPERSDLVNMHILQDSAAEGSIQSTQMKLKRARLADDLNEKIALRPGPLELVEKNIIPVDSAVKEAIKAGTQVNFSKPSDAFAFEEDSSNDGLSPEQARSEDSQGSTESSAGTKSSELPPSAPSGPAQDHPRGIEGNTAELASGQSGQCNSPKQAVGQDSPPLPVPSVVKSKSSSDSKNRHKKPKDTKPKVKKLKYHQYIPPDQKAEKSPPPMDSAYARLLQQQQLFLQLQILSQQQQQQQQQQQQQQQHFNYPGMHQGQIKQSNEQMIKSSNASSTSVSNTPLSPVKTTFSGQTCVSSIKPGPLPSNLDDLKVSELRQQLRIRGLPVSGTKTALMERLRPFQECSSNAVPNFSEITTVTFPVTPTSTLSSYQSQSSTGMLSNGFYHFGSTSSTPPISPASSDLSVSGSLPDTFNDGPMSSPQFGLQPSPVHGSAEESLMSSMNGGSIQLELEGIDTEKDKMLVEKQKVINELTWKLQQEQRQVEELRMQLQKRKRSNGLEEKQQPSQHFFGVPIKQENAVSSCPFASKQTALKGQASSSDKLSNCGVPQLSHIVNSHCLEPAGQSTITSSTFLSPQCSPQHSPLGAAKSPQHISLPPSPNSHYLLAVSPGSQAEGRSASPQASSCLRTASKCQPTPRKIGPASRKYLR
- the MYOCD gene encoding myocardin isoform X18; amino-acid sequence: MAPSSSHPPLRSGRMTEDYLKHKIRSRPERSDLVNMHILQDSAAEGSIQSTQMKLKRARLADDLNEKIALRPGPLELVEKNIIPVDSAVKEAIKAGTQVNFSKPSDAFAFEEDSSNDGLSPEQARSEDSQGSTESSAGTKSSELPPSAPSGPAQDHPRGIEGNTAELASGQSGQCNSPKQAVGQDSPPLPVPSVVKSKSSSDSKNRHKKPKDTKPKVKKLKYHQYIPPDQKAEKSPPPMDSAYARLLQQQQLFLQLQILSQQQQQQQQQQQQQQQHFNYPGMHQGQIKQSNEQMIKSSNASSTSVSNTPLSPVKTTFSGQTCVSSIKPGPLPSNLDDLKVSELRQQLRIRGLPVSGTKTALMERLRPFQECSSNAVPNFSEITTVTFPVTPTSTLSSYQSQSSTGMLSNGFYHFGSTSSTPPISPASSDLSVSGSLPDTFNDGPMSSPQFGLQPSPVHGSAEESLMSSMNGGSIQLELEGIDTEKDKMLVEKQKVINELTWKLQQEQRQVEELRMQLQKRKRSNGLEEKQQPSQHFFGVPIKQENAVSSCPFASKQTALKGQASSSDKLSNCGVPQLSHIVNSHCLEPAGQSTITSSTFLSPQCSPQHSPLGAAKSPQHISLPPSPNSHYLLAVSPGSQAEGRSASPQASSCLRTASQMTRSQQMDELLDVLIESGEMPANAKEDRSCLQKVPQITVSTGNSSTPLPKSSAPFEQVSSTQLPFEHCPGGGDAHLEVLLNAHSPLGRVGEITLLKMGGEESHFEGMIEGFSSKAADELLTSQEILQTPLSPMETQLSPSPADGSGLQMSFTESPWETMEWLDLTPPSSATGFSSLTPAGPSIFNIDFLDVTDLNLNTSMDLHLQQW
- the MYOCD gene encoding myocardin isoform X23, whose product is MGRSLLNQTLCWIFMPLFAGYIYILQLRLQQRRTREQLADQGIMPRTQVNFSKPSDAFAFEEDSSNDGLSPEQARSEDSQGSTESSAGTKSSELPPSAPSGPAQDHPRGIEGNTAELASGQSGQCNSPKQAVGQDSPPLPVPSVVKSKSSSDSKNRHKKPKDTKPKVKKLKYHQYIPPDQKAEKSPPPMDSAYARLLQQQQLFLQLQILSQQQQQQQQQQQQQQQHFNYPGMHQGQIKQSNEQMIKSSNASSTSVSNTPLSPVKTTFSGQTCVSSIKPGPLPSNLDDLKVSELRQQLRIRGLPVSGTKTALMERLRPFQECSSNAVPNFSEITTVTFPVTPTSTLSSYQSQSSTGMLSNGFYHFGSTSSTPPISPASSDLSVSGSLPDTFNDGPMSSPQFGLQPSPVHGSAEESLMSSMNGGSIQLELEGIDTEKDKMLVEKQKVINELTWKLQQEQRQVEELRMQLQKRKRSNGLEEKQQPSQHFFGVPIKQENAVSSCPFASKQTALKGQASSSDKLSNCGVPQLSHIVNSHCLEPAGQSTITSSTFLSPQCSPQHSPLGAAKSPQHISLPPSPNSHYLLAVSPGSQAEGRSASPQASSCLRTASQMTRSQQMDELLDVLIESGEMPANAKEDRSCLQKVPQITVSTGNSSTPLPKSSAPFEQVSSTQLPFEHCPGGGDAHLEVLLNAHSPLGRVGEITLLKMGGEESHFEGMIEGFSSKAADELLTSQEILQTPLSPMETQLSPSPADGSGLQMSFTESPWETMEWLDLTPPSSATGFSSLTPAGPSIFNIDFLDVTDLNLNTSMDLHLQQW
- the MYOCD gene encoding myocardin isoform X10, whose protein sequence is MGRSLLNQTLCWIFMPLFAGYIYILQLRLQQRRTREQLADQGIMPPLKSPSAFHEQRKSLERAKTEDYLKHKIRSRPERSDLVNMHILQDSAAEGSIQSTQMKLKRARLADDLNEKIALRPGPLELVEKNIIPVDSAVKEAIKGTQVNFSKPSDAFAFEEDSSNDGLSPEQARSEDSQGSTESSAGTKSSELPPSAPSGPAQDHPRGIEGNTAELASGQSGQCNSPKQAVGQDSPPLPVPSVVKSKSSSDSKNRHKKPKDTKPKVKKLKYHQYIPPDQKAEKSPPPMDSAYARLLQQQQLFLQLQILSQQQQQQQQQQQQQQQHFNYPGMHQGQIKQSNEQMIKSSNASSTSVSNTPLSPVKTTFSGQTCVSSIKPGPLPSNLDDLKVSELRQQLRIRGLPVSGTKTALMERLRPFQECSSNAVPNFSEITTVTFPVTPTSTLSSYQSQSSTGMLSNGFYHFGSTSSTPPISPASSDLSVSGSLPDTFNDGPMSSPQFGLQPSPVHGSAEESLMSSMNGGSIQLELEGIDTEKDKMLVEKQKVINELTWKLQQEQRQVEELRMQLQKRKRSNGLEEKQQPSQHFFGVPIKQENAVSSCPFASKQTALKGQASSSDKLSNCGVPQLSHIVNSHCLEPAGQSTITSSTFLSPQCSPQHSPLGAAKSPQHISLPPSPNSHYLLAVSPGSQAEGRSASPQASSCLRTASQMTRSQQMDELLDVLIESGEMPANAKEDRSCLQKVPQITVSTGNSSTPLPKSSAPFEQVSSTQLPFEHCPGGGDAHLEVLLNAHSPLGRVGEITLLKMGGEESHFEGMIEGFSSKAADELLTSQEILQTPLSPMETQLSPSPADGSGLQMSFTESPWETMEWLDLTPPSSATGFSSLTPAGPSIFNIDFLDVTDLNLNTSMDLHLQQW
- the MYOCD gene encoding myocardin isoform X8, translated to MGRSLLNQTLCWIFMPLFAGYIYILQLRLQQRRTREQLADQGIMPPLKSPSAFHEQRKSLERAKTEDYLKHKIRSRPERSDLVNMHILQDSAAEGSIQSTQMKLKRARLADDLNEKIALRPGPLELVEKNIIPVDSAVKEAIKAGTQVNFSKPSDAFAFEEDSSNDGLSPEQARSEDSQGSTESSAGTKSSELPPSAPSGPAQDHPRGIEGNTAELASGQSGQCNSPKQAVGQDSPPLPVPSVVKSKSSSDSKNRHKKPKDTKPKVKKLKYHQYIPPDQKAEKSPPPMDSAYARLLQQQQLFLQLQILSQQQQQQQQQQQQQQQHFNYPGMHQGQIKQSNEQMIKSSNASSTSVSNTPLSPVKTTFSGQTCVSSIKPGPLPSNLDDLKVSELRQQLRIRGLPVSGTKTALMERLRPFQECSSNAVPNFSEITTVTFPVTPTSTLSSYQSQSSTGMLSNGFYHFGSTSSTPPISPASSDLSVSGSLPDTFNDGPMSSPQFGLQPSPVHGSAEESLMSSMNGGSIQLELEGIDTEKDKMLVEKQKVINELTWKLQQEQRQVEELRMQLQKRKRSNGLEEKQQPSQHFFGVPIKQENAVSSCPFASKQTALKGQASSSDKLSNCGVPQLSHIVNSHCLEPAGQSTITSSTFLSPQCSPQHSPLGAAKSPQHISLPPSPNSHYLLAVSPGSQAEGRSASPQASSCLRTASQMTRSQQMDELLDVLIESGEMPANAKEDRSCLQKVPQITVSTGNSSTPLPKSSAPFEQVSSTQLPFEHCPGGGDAHLEVLLNAHSPLGRVGEITLLKMGGEESHFEGMIEGFSSKAADELLTSQEILQTPLSPMETQLSPSPADGSGLQMSFTESPWETMEWLDLTPPSSATGFSSLTPAGPSIFNIDFLDVTDLNLNTSMDLHLQQW
- the MYOCD gene encoding myocardin isoform X17, whose amino-acid sequence is MPPLKSPSAFHEQRKSLERAKTEDYLKHKIRSRPERSDLVNMHILQDSAAEGSIQSTQMKLKRARLADDLNEKIALRPGPLELVEKNIIPVDSAVKEAIKAGTQVNFSKPSDAFAFEEDSSNDGLSPEQARSEDSQGSTESSAGTKSSELPPSAPSGPAQDHPRGIEGNTAELASGQSGQCNSPKQAVGQDSPPLPVPSVVKSKSSSDSKNRHKKPKDTKPKVKKLKYHQYIPPDQKAEKSPPPMDSAYARLLQQQQLFLQLQILSQQQQQQQQQQQQQQQHFNYPGMHQGQIKQSNEQMIKSSNASSTSVSNTPLSPVKTTFSGQTCVSSIKPGPLPSNLDDLKVSELRQQLRIRGLPVSGTKTALMERLRPFQECSSNAVPNFSEITTVTFPVTPTSTLSSYQSQSSTGMLSNGFYHFGSTSSTPPISPASSDLSVSGSLPDTFNDGPMSSPQFGLQPSPVHGSAEESLMSSMNGGSIQLELEGIDTEKDKMLVEKQKVINELTWKLQQEQRQVEELRMQLQKRKRSNGLEEKQQPSQHFFGVPIKQENAVSSCPFASKQTALKGQASSSDKLSNCGVPQLSHIVNSHCLEPAGQSTITSSTFLSPQCSPQHSPLGAAKSPQHISLPPSPNSHYLLAVSPGSQAEGRSASPQASSCLRTASQMTRSQQMDELLDVLIESGEMPANAKEDRSCLQKVPQITVSTGNSSTPLPKSSAPFEQVSSTQLPFEHCPGGGDAHLEVLLNAHSPLGRVGEITLLKMGGEESHFEGMIEGFSSKAADELLTSQEILQTPLSPMETQLSPSPADGSGLQMSFTESPWETMEWLDLTPPSSATGFSSLTPAGPSIFNIDFLDVTDLNLNTSMDLHLQQW
- the MYOCD gene encoding myocardin isoform X15, which codes for MTLLGSEHSLLIRSKFRSALKSPSAFHEQRKSLERAKTEDYLKHKIRSRPERSDLVNMHILQDSAAEGSIQSTQMKLKRARLADDLNEKIALRPGPLELVEKNIIPVDSAVKEAIKAGTQVNFSKPSDAFAFEEDSSNDGLSPEQARSEDSQGSTESSAGTKSSELPPSAPSGPAQDHPRGIEGNTAELASGQSGQCNSPKQAVGQDSPPLPVPSVVKSKSSSDSKNRHKKPKDTKPKVKKLKYHQYIPPDQKAEKSPPPMDSAYARLLQQQQLFLQLQILSQQQQQQQQQQQQQQQHFNYPGMHQGQIKQSNEQMIKSSNASSTSVSNTPLSPVKTTFSGQTCVSSIKPGPLPSNLDDLKVSELRQQLRIRGLPVSGTKTALMERLRPFQECSSNAVPNFSEITTVTFPVTPTSTLSSYQSQSSTGMLSNGFYHFGSTSSTPPISPASSDLSVSGSLPDTFNDGPMSSPQFGLQPSPVHGSAEESLMSSMNGGSIQLELEGIDTEKDKMLVEKQKVINELTWKLQQEQRQVEELRMQLQKRKRSNGLEEKQQPSQHFFGVPIKQENAVSSCPFASKQTALKGQASSSDKLSNCGVPQLSHIVNSHCLEPAGQSTITSSTFLSPQCSPQHSPLGAAKSPQHISLPPSPNSHYLLAVSPGSQAEGRSASPQASSCLRTASQMTRSQQMDELLDVLIESGEMPANAKEDRSCLQKVPQITVSTGNSSTPLPKSSAPFEQVSSTQLPFEHCPGGGDAHLEVLLNAHSPLGRVGEITLLKMGGEESHFEGMIEGFSSKAADELLTSQEILQTPLSPMETQLSPSPADGSGLQMSFTESPWETMEWLDLTPPSSATGFSSLTPAGPSIFNIDFLDVTDLNLNTSMDLHLQQW
- the MYOCD gene encoding myocardin isoform X29, whose product is MVMNGVIKQDRSDHKNAPSGNEEEKAPKEKAAGEVRDGTKLQPPPFAERKNVLQLRLQQRRTREQLADQGIMPPLKSPSAFHEQRKSLERAKVIPTAIPTEDYLKHKIRSRPERSDLVNMHILQAGTQVNFSKPSDAFAFEEDSSNDGLSPEQARSEDSQGSTESSAGTKSSELPPSAPSGPAQDHPRGIEGNTAELASGQSGQCNSPKQAVGQDSPPLPVPSVVKSKSSSDSKNRHKKPKDTKPKVKKLKYHQYIPPDQKAEKSPPPMDSAYARLLQQQQLFLQLQILSQQQQQQQQQQQQQQQHFNYPGMHQGQIKQSNEQMIKSSNASSTSVSNTPLSPVKTTFSGQTCVSSIKPGPLPSNLDDLKVSELRQQLRIRGLPVSGTKTALMERLRPFQECSSNAVPNFSEITTVTFPVTPTSTLSSYQSQSSTGMLSNGFYHFGSTSSTPPISPASSDLSVSGSLPDTFNDGPMSSPQFGLQPSPVHGSAEESLMSSMNGGSIQLELEGIDTEKDKMLVEKQKVINELTWKLQQEQRQVEELRMQLQKRKRSNGLEEKQQPSQHFFGVPIKQENAVSSCPFASKQTALKGQASSSDKLSNCGVPQLSHIVNSHCLEPAGQSTITSSTFLSPQCSPQHSPLGAAKSPQHISLPPSPNSHYLLAVSPGSQAEGRSASPQASSCLRTASQMTRSQQMDELLDVLIESGEMPANAKEDRSCLQKVPQITVSTGNSSTPLPKSSAPFEQVSSTQLPFEHCPGGGDAHLEVLLNAHSPLGRVGEITLLKMGGEESHFEGMIEGFSSKAADELLTSQEILQTPLSPMETQLSPSPADGSGLQMSFTESPWETMEWLDLTPPSSATGFSSLTPAGPSIFNIDFLDVTDLNLNTSMDLHLQQW
- the MYOCD gene encoding myocardin isoform X21, with protein sequence MAPSSSHPPLRSGRMFCSYGFSREGPVSSWQTKASCHTEDYLKHKIRSRPERSDLVNMHILQGTQVNFSKPSDAFAFEEDSSNDGLSPEQARSEDSQGSTESSAGTKSSELPPSAPSGPAQDHPRGIEGNTAELASGQSGQCNSPKQAVGQDSPPLPVPSVVKSKSSSDSKNRHKKPKDTKPKVKKLKYHQYIPPDQKAEKSPPPMDSAYARLLQQQQLFLQLQILSQQQQQQQQQQQQQQQHFNYPGMHQGQIKQSNEQMIKSSNASSTSVSNTPLSPVKTTFSGQTCVSSIKPGPLPSNLDDLKVSELRQQLRIRGLPVSGTKTALMERLRPFQECSSNAVPNFSEITTVTFPVTPTSTLSSYQSQSSTGMLSNGFYHFGSTSSTPPISPASSDLSVSGSLPDTFNDGPMSSPQFGLQPSPVHGSAEESLMSSMNGGSIQLELEGIDTEKDKMLVEKQKVINELTWKLQQEQRQVEELRMQLQKRKRSNGLEEKQQPSQHFFGVPIKQENAVSSCPFASKQTALKGQASSSDKLSNCGVPQLSHIVNSHCLEPAGQSTITSSTFLSPQCSPQHSPLGAAKSPQHISLPPSPNSHYLLAVSPGSQAEGRSASPQASSCLRTASQMTRSQQMDELLDVLIESGEMPANAKEDRSCLQKVPQITVSTGNSSTPLPKSSAPFEQVSSTQLPFEHCPGGGDAHLEVLLNAHSPLGRVGEITLLKMGGEESHFEGMIEGFSSKAADELLTSQEILQTPLSPMETQLSPSPADGSGLQMSFTESPWETMEWLDLTPPSSATGFSSLTPAGPSIFNIDFLDVTDLNLNTSMDLHLQQW
- the MYOCD gene encoding myocardin isoform X22, whose translation is MHILQDSAAEGSIQSTQMKLKRARLADDLNEKIALRPGPLELVEKNIIPVDSAVKEAIKAGTQVNFSKPSDAFAFEEDSSNDGLSPEQARSEDSQGSTESSAGTKSSELPPSAPSGPAQDHPRGIEGNTAELASGQSGQCNSPKQAVGQDSPPLPVPSVVKSKSSSDSKNRHKKPKDTKPKVKKLKYHQYIPPDQKAEKSPPPMDSAYARLLQQQQLFLQLQILSQQQQQQQQQQQQQQQHFNYPGMHQGQIKQSNEQMIKSSNASSTSVSNTPLSPVKTTFSGQTCVSSIKPGPLPSNLDDLKVSELRQQLRIRGLPVSGTKTALMERLRPFQECSSNAVPNFSEITTVTFPVTPTSTLSSYQSQSSTGMLSNGFYHFGSTSSTPPISPASSDLSVSGSLPDTFNDGPMSSPQFGLQPSPVHGSAEESLMSSMNGGSIQLELEGIDTEKDKMLVEKQKVINELTWKLQQEQRQVEELRMQLQKRKRSNGLEEKQQPSQHFFGVPIKQENAVSSCPFASKQTALKGQASSSDKLSNCGVPQLSHIVNSHCLEPAGQSTITSSTFLSPQCSPQHSPLGAAKSPQHISLPPSPNSHYLLAVSPGSQAEGRSASPQASSCLRTASQMTRSQQMDELLDVLIESGEMPANAKEDRSCLQKVPQITVSTGNSSTPLPKSSAPFEQVSSTQLPFEHCPGGGDAHLEVLLNAHSPLGRVGEITLLKMGGEESHFEGMIEGFSSKAADELLTSQEILQTPLSPMETQLSPSPADGSGLQMSFTESPWETMEWLDLTPPSSATGFSSLTPAGPSIFNIDFLDVTDLNLNTSMDLHLQQW
- the MYOCD gene encoding myocardin isoform X24; this encodes MKLKRARLADDLNEKIALRPGPLELVEKNIIPVDSAVKEAIKAGTQVNFSKPSDAFAFEEDSSNDGLSPEQARSEDSQGSTESSAGTKSSELPPSAPSGPAQDHPRGIEGNTAELASGQSGQCNSPKQAVGQDSPPLPVPSVVKSKSSSDSKNRHKKPKDTKPKVKKLKYHQYIPPDQKAEKSPPPMDSAYARLLQQQQLFLQLQILSQQQQQQQQQQQQQQQHFNYPGMHQGQIKQSNEQMIKSSNASSTSVSNTPLSPVKTTFSGQTCVSSIKPGPLPSNLDDLKVSELRQQLRIRGLPVSGTKTALMERLRPFQECSSNAVPNFSEITTVTFPVTPTSTLSSYQSQSSTGMLSNGFYHFGSTSSTPPISPASSDLSVSGSLPDTFNDGPMSSPQFGLQPSPVHGSAEESLMSSMNGGSIQLELEGIDTEKDKMLVEKQKVINELTWKLQQEQRQVEELRMQLQKRKRSNGLEEKQQPSQHFFGVPIKQENAVSSCPFASKQTALKGQASSSDKLSNCGVPQLSHIVNSHCLEPAGQSTITSSTFLSPQCSPQHSPLGAAKSPQHISLPPSPNSHYLLAVSPGSQAEGRSASPQASSCLRTASQMTRSQQMDELLDVLIESGEMPANAKEDRSCLQKVPQITVSTGNSSTPLPKSSAPFEQVSSTQLPFEHCPGGGDAHLEVLLNAHSPLGRVGEITLLKMGGEESHFEGMIEGFSSKAADELLTSQEILQTPLSPMETQLSPSPADGSGLQMSFTESPWETMEWLDLTPPSSATGFSSLTPAGPSIFNIDFLDVTDLNLNTSMDLHLQQW
- the MYOCD gene encoding myocardin isoform X32 encodes the protein MTLLGSEHSLLIRSKFRSVLQLRLQQRRTREQLADQGIMPPLKSPSAFHEQRKSLERAKTEDYLKHKIRSRPERSDLVNMHILQAGTQVNFSKPSDAFAFEEDSSNDGLSPEQARSEDSQGSTESSAGTKSSELPPSAPSGPAQDHPRGIEGNTAELASGQSGQCNSPKQAVGQDSPPLPVPSVVKSKSSSDSKNRHKKPKDTKPKVKKLKYHQYIPPDQKAEKSPPPMDSAYARLLQQQQLFLQLQILSQQQQQQQQQQQQQQQHFNYPGMHQGQIKQSNEQMIKSSNASSTSVSNTPLSPVKTTFSGQTCVSSIKPGPLPSNLDDLKVSELRQQLRIRGLPVSGTKTALMERLRPFQECSSNAVPNFSEITTVTFPVTPTSTLSSYQSQSSTGMLSNGFYHFGSTSSTPPISPASSDLSVSGSLPDTFNDGPMSSPQFGLQPSPVHGSAEESLMSSMNGGSIQLELEGIDTEKDKMLVEKQKVINELTWKLQQEQRQVEELRMQLQKRKRSNGLEEKQQPSQHFFGVPIKQENAVSSCPFASKQTALKGQASSSDKLSNCGVPQLSHIVNSHCLEPAGQSTITSSTFLSPQCSPQHSPLGAAKSPQHISLPPSPNSHYLLAVSPGSQAEGRSASPQASSCLRTASQMTRSQQMDELLDVLIESGEMPANAKEDRSCLQKVPQITVSTGNSSTPLPKSSAPFEQVSSTQLPFEHCPGGGDAHLEVLLNAHSPLGRVGEITLLKMGGEESHFEGMIEGFSSKAADELLTSQEILQTPLSPMETQLSPSPADGSGLQMSFTESPWETMEWLDLTPPSSATGFSSLTPAGPSIFNIDFLDVTDLNLNTSMDLHLQQW
- the MYOCD gene encoding myocardin isoform X16, translated to MPPLKSPSAFHEQRKSLERAKVIPTAIPTEDYLKHKIRSRPERSDLVNMHILQDSAAEGSIQSTQMKLKRARLADDLNEKIALRPGPLELVEKNIIPVDSAVKEAIKAGTQVNFSKPSDAFAFEEDSSNDGLSPEQARSEDSQGSTESSAGTKSSELPPSAPSGPAQDHPRGIEGNTAELASGQSGQCNSPKQAVGQDSPPLPVPSVVKSKSSSDSKNRHKKPKDTKPKVKKLKYHQYIPPDQKAEKSPPPMDSAYARLLQQQQLFLQLQILSQQQQQQQQQQQQQQQHFNYPGMHQGQIKQSNEQMIKSSNASSTSVSNTPLSPVKTTFSGQTCVSSIKPGPLPSNLDDLKVSELRQQLRIRGLPVSGTKTALMERLRPFQECSSNAVPNFSEITTVTFPVTPTSTLSSYQSQSSTGMLSNGFYHFGSTSSTPPISPASSDLSVSGSLPDTFNDGPMSSPQFGLQPSPVHGSAEESLMSSMNGGSIQLELEGIDTEKDKMLVEKQKVINELTWKLQQEQRQVEELRMQLQKRKRSNGLEEKQQPSQHFFGVPIKQENAVSSCPFASKQTALKGQASSSDKLSNCGVPQLSHIVNSHCLEPAGQSTITSSTFLSPQCSPQHSPLGAAKSPQHISLPPSPNSHYLLAVSPGSQAEGRSASPQASSCLRTASQMTRSQQMDELLDVLIESGEMPANAKEDRSCLQKVPQITVSTGNSSTPLPKSSAPFEQVSSTQLPFEHCPGGGDAHLEVLLNAHSPLGRVGEITLLKMGGEESHFEGMIEGFSSKAADELLTSQEILQTPLSPMETQLSPSPADGSGLQMSFTESPWETMEWLDLTPPSSATGFSSLTPAGPSIFNIDFLDVTDLNLNTSMDLHLQQW